The Gillisia sp. Hel_I_86 genome has a segment encoding these proteins:
- a CDS encoding GNAT family N-acetyltransferase, whose translation MIALKRTTSKHPDFIILNKLLDKELTIRDGDEHDFFDQYNKIDAIKHVVLAYDNGEAIGCGAIKDFDEETAEIKRMFVLPSGRGKKVATTILSELESWARELGYKKCILETGITFKDAIGLYYKAGYEVIPNYGQYSGIKNSVCFCKSL comes from the coding sequence ATGATAGCATTAAAAAGAACCACTTCCAAGCATCCGGATTTTATTATTTTGAATAAACTGTTGGATAAGGAATTAACGATTAGAGATGGCGATGAGCATGACTTTTTCGATCAGTACAATAAAATAGATGCTATCAAGCATGTTGTTTTGGCGTATGATAATGGAGAAGCCATAGGCTGTGGTGCAATTAAAGATTTTGATGAAGAGACAGCAGAAATCAAACGAATGTTTGTGCTCCCCTCTGGAAGAGGAAAAAAGGTTGCTACCACAATACTTTCAGAATTGGAAAGTTGGGCAAGAGAGCTGGGTTATAAAAAATGTATTTTAGAAACTGGAATTACTTTTAAGGATGCCATTGGTCTGTATTACAAAGCGGGCTATGAAGTAATCCCAAATTATGGGCAATATTCAGGCATTAAAAACAGCGTCTGTTTTTGTAAGTCACTTTAA
- a CDS encoding GNAT family N-acetyltransferase yields the protein MGDRNISDIQDAETYIRDNILPVIKKNGFGNYTVIRKSDDAKIGCCGLYDREGVDGIDIGFAFLPEHERQGYALESSTKIKAIGISDFGLSQISAITNPENLGSQKLLEKLELNFSEMITLPKSDEVLMLYKWRA from the coding sequence ATAGGAGATAGAAATATTAGTGATATTCAAGATGCCGAAACTTATATTCGTGATAACATACTACCCGTTATTAAGAAAAATGGCTTCGGAAATTATACCGTGATCAGAAAATCTGATGATGCAAAAATTGGCTGCTGTGGATTGTACGATAGGGAAGGAGTAGACGGGATAGATATTGGCTTTGCTTTTTTACCAGAGCATGAAAGGCAAGGCTATGCCTTGGAAAGTTCCACAAAGATCAAAGCGATAGGTATTTCAGATTTTGGATTATCCCAGATTAGCGCAATAACAAACCCCGAAAATTTAGGATCTCAAAAGTTGCTTGAAAAATTAGAGTTGAATTTTTCAGAAATGATCACGCTTCCAAAATCTGATGAAGTGCTCATGTTGTATAAATGGAGAGCTTAA
- a CDS encoding DUF5996 family protein codes for MKKENWPALSYQDAKGTYETIHLWTQIAGKVKLTQMPWINHSWHTTLFVSPRGLTTGDIPSENKHFQINFDFIDHELQIVTSKGEHSSFDLKNMSVAGCYKNVIDCLKKFGIEVKINTIPNEMVDPIPLDKDEKHNEYNPVQASKWHTALLNVDEVFNKFRAEFIGKSSPVHFFWGSFDLAVSRFSGKEAPKHPGGIPNLPDWVAQEAYSHEVSSSGFWPGNEMLPFAAFYNYIYPEPKSFNDSHIRPKNGYYFKDLGEFILPYKDVQQSEDPSKMLLAFLHSTYNNAANLANWDRKVLEKQVVS; via the coding sequence ATGAAAAAGGAAAATTGGCCGGCATTGTCCTACCAAGATGCTAAAGGAACCTATGAGACCATTCATTTATGGACCCAGATCGCTGGGAAAGTAAAATTGACACAAATGCCTTGGATAAATCATTCGTGGCATACCACATTGTTTGTAAGCCCCCGCGGATTAACAACGGGAGATATACCTTCAGAAAATAAACATTTTCAGATCAATTTCGACTTTATAGATCATGAGTTGCAAATTGTAACTAGCAAAGGAGAGCATAGTTCTTTTGATTTAAAGAACATGTCCGTTGCCGGTTGCTATAAAAATGTGATCGATTGCTTGAAAAAATTTGGGATCGAGGTAAAAATAAATACGATACCCAATGAAATGGTAGATCCCATTCCTTTGGATAAGGATGAGAAACATAATGAGTATAATCCTGTGCAGGCCTCTAAATGGCATACGGCCTTATTGAATGTAGATGAGGTTTTTAATAAATTTCGCGCAGAATTTATTGGGAAGTCAAGCCCTGTCCATTTCTTTTGGGGCAGTTTTGATTTAGCAGTTTCGCGCTTTTCTGGAAAAGAGGCGCCCAAACACCCTGGGGGAATTCCTAATTTACCAGACTGGGTTGCACAGGAAGCATATTCTCATGAAGTAAGCAGTAGCGGATTTTGGCCCGGGAATGAAATGTTGCCATTTGCAGCATTCTATAATTATATCTACCCCGAACCAAAAAGTTTTAATGATTCGCATATAAGACCTAAAAATGGATATTATTTTAAGGATCTGGGAGAATTTATTTTGCCTTATAAAGATGTGCAGCAATCTGAAGATCCATCTAAAATGCTGTTGGCGTTTTTGCATAGCACTTATAACAATGCAGCAAATCTTGCAAATTGGGATAGGAAAGTCTTGGAAAAACAAGTTGTGAGTTGA
- a CDS encoding META domain-containing protein, with protein MNLAKLTFVFFVGLFAPFIVSSCNNNDDAMSPTNQVVDVDQETIDEVKTNVQSGTWRITKFMEDDVDETDRFTGFSLIFDANGTLTASDGTETFMGTWSITDSDSSDDDSNDDDLDFNINFNLTNDFEDLNDDWNFVSRSATKVELTDISDGNGGIDFLTFEKN; from the coding sequence ATGAATTTAGCTAAATTAACTTTCGTGTTTTTCGTGGGTCTATTTGCGCCCTTTATTGTGTCCTCTTGTAATAATAACGATGATGCTATGTCTCCCACCAATCAGGTGGTCGATGTTGATCAGGAAACCATAGATGAGGTCAAGACCAATGTGCAATCCGGTACTTGGAGGATAACCAAGTTCATGGAAGATGATGTTGACGAAACAGATCGCTTTACGGGCTTCAGTCTTATATTTGACGCTAACGGGACCTTAACCGCTTCAGATGGCACAGAAACTTTTATGGGAACCTGGAGCATTACCGATAGCGATTCCAGCGACGACGATTCCAATGATGATGATCTGGACTTCAATATAAATTTTAACCTTACCAACGATTTTGAAGATCTTAACGACGATTGGAATTTTGTGTCCCGGTCCGCTACTAAAGTTGAGCTTACAGATATAAGTGACGGAAATGGAGGAATAGATTTCTTGACTTTTGAAAAGAATTAA
- a CDS encoding SIMPL domain-containing protein, which translates to MKSIFILFAAMGTFAVQAQQFTNNIPAVTVNGEGIVKVTPDEVVIKSRIEHSGENPQEVKTQNDAVVDAVIKYLKSEGVPEKNIQTDYVNLNKNYNYNDKTYSYVANQAISIKLDDLKNYEKIMSGLLKVGLNRIDGVQFKSSEMDKYMSEARKKAVLNAKSKASEYASSLDQTIGKAISISEVQTSNFPPMYRMNEMKMSSNSVEEQETLAPGEMEISAKVTVAFELK; encoded by the coding sequence ATGAAATCAATATTTATACTCTTTGCAGCTATGGGGACCTTTGCAGTACAGGCACAACAATTTACCAATAATATTCCGGCAGTTACTGTAAACGGGGAAGGAATCGTAAAAGTGACACCAGATGAGGTTGTTATAAAATCACGTATAGAGCATAGTGGCGAGAACCCACAGGAAGTGAAAACGCAAAATGATGCCGTTGTAGATGCCGTGATCAAATATTTGAAATCTGAAGGGGTGCCGGAAAAAAATATTCAAACCGATTATGTGAATTTGAACAAAAATTATAATTACAACGATAAAACGTATAGTTATGTAGCAAATCAGGCTATTTCAATTAAACTAGATGATTTGAAAAACTATGAAAAGATCATGAGCGGATTGCTAAAAGTTGGACTAAACAGGATTGATGGCGTGCAATTCAAATCTTCTGAAATGGATAAATATATGTCTGAAGCTAGAAAAAAGGCAGTTTTAAATGCTAAAAGCAAAGCTTCAGAATATGCTTCTTCGCTAGATCAAACTATTGGGAAGGCAATTAGTATTAGTGAGGTGCAAACCAGTAATTTTCCTCCTATGTATAGAATGAATGAAATGAAGATGAGCTCAAATTCTGTTGAAGAACAGGAAACCCTTGCTCCAGGGGAAATGGAAATTAGTGCAAAAGTTACTGTGGCTTTTGAGTTGAAATAA
- a CDS encoding rhomboid family intramembrane serine protease, with protein sequence MGDLGLITIIIIAINVIVSFKGFNDVVFFEKYKFNIGDIKAGAKYQIFTSGFLHVDTSHLFVNMLTLYFFANVVIYDLGSVGFIIVYLASLIIGNLLSYFFHKNDLNYSAVGASGAVMGVLYSAILLRPDMMLGLFFIIPIPAYVFGIGYLLYTIYGMKKRLGNIGHDAHFGGAIGGFVFTLMLAPWIFQQHLLMVVLLAIPIFILFVLQKAGKI encoded by the coding sequence ATGGGAGATTTAGGCTTGATAACTATAATTATCATTGCGATAAATGTTATAGTTTCATTTAAAGGTTTTAATGATGTAGTTTTTTTTGAAAAGTATAAGTTCAATATTGGCGATATAAAAGCAGGGGCAAAATACCAGATCTTCACCTCTGGATTCTTGCATGTAGATACCTCTCACTTGTTCGTAAACATGCTTACCCTTTATTTTTTCGCCAATGTGGTGATCTACGATCTGGGATCTGTTGGATTTATTATAGTGTATTTAGCTAGTTTAATAATTGGTAATTTACTTAGTTATTTCTTTCATAAGAACGATCTAAACTATAGCGCAGTTGGGGCAAGTGGAGCGGTAATGGGGGTCTTGTATTCGGCTATTCTCTTGAGACCAGATATGATGCTGGGCTTGTTTTTTATTATTCCAATTCCTGCGTATGTTTTTGGAATAGGATATTTATTGTACACCATCTACGGAATGAAAAAGCGACTTGGTAATATTGGGCACGATGCTCATTTTGGAGGTGCAATTGGAGGCTTTGTGTTCACACTTATGCTGGCACCGTGGATCTTTCAGCAGCATTTGCTCATGGTGGTTTTACTGGCAATCCCAATCTTTATTTTATTCGTTCTTCAAAAAGCAGGAAAAATCTAA
- a CDS encoding lysophospholipid acyltransferase family protein, whose amino-acid sequence MQRLVFWLVYPFLWIISKFPFWLFYKVSDVIFFIVYYLVGYRRKTVIQNLQLALPNRSKKEYKEISQGSFRHMCDMFLEMVKSISIPNKELKRRYTFTNISEIQRIRDLNKSIILICGHYASYEWINALQLYGLDYRGYGIYKKVQNPYFDKMAKDIRQRFDGELITTSQATKTIKGNQDKGILGVYAIVADQSPKLGRAKTWTKFMGTTVPIFMGSEKLAVNLDMAVMYLHVEKKARGFYEATFIPITDNAAEEPPFKITNKFLTELEKQIKEKPEYYLWTHKRWKHKDAPIPKDAIIFPRT is encoded by the coding sequence ATGCAGCGATTAGTTTTTTGGTTAGTCTACCCGTTTCTTTGGATAATTTCTAAATTCCCGTTTTGGCTTTTTTATAAGGTTTCAGATGTGATTTTCTTCATTGTATATTATTTGGTTGGTTATAGAAGAAAGACCGTGATCCAGAATTTACAACTTGCACTACCAAACAGATCCAAAAAAGAATACAAAGAGATAAGCCAGGGATCCTTTAGGCATATGTGTGATATGTTTCTAGAGATGGTAAAAAGTATTTCCATCCCCAATAAAGAATTAAAAAGACGTTATACCTTTACCAATATTAGTGAAATCCAACGAATACGCGATTTAAACAAAAGTATTATCCTAATCTGTGGGCATTATGCAAGTTACGAGTGGATAAATGCTTTACAACTCTACGGTTTGGATTATCGAGGCTACGGAATTTATAAAAAGGTACAGAATCCTTATTTCGACAAAATGGCAAAAGATATTCGCCAACGTTTTGATGGAGAATTAATTACAACCTCTCAAGCTACCAAAACCATAAAAGGCAACCAAGATAAAGGGATTTTAGGTGTGTACGCCATAGTTGCCGACCAGTCCCCAAAACTTGGAAGGGCAAAAACCTGGACCAAGTTTATGGGAACCACGGTACCTATATTTATGGGATCGGAGAAATTGGCTGTTAATTTAGATATGGCAGTAATGTACCTTCACGTGGAAAAGAAAGCCCGAGGATTTTATGAAGCTACTTTTATTCCCATTACCGATAATGCTGCGGAAGAACCTCCCTTTAAGATCACCAATAAATTTCTAACAGAGTTGGAAAAACAAATTAAGGAAAAACCAGAATATTATCTCTGGACACATAAAAGATGGAAGCATAAAGATGCCCCCATCCCAAAAGATGCTATTATTTTTCCTAGAACCTAA